In Candidatus Auribacterota bacterium, a single window of DNA contains:
- a CDS encoding polyphenol oxidase family protein: MSGGRDTTIHEEHHILFESLQGIEWLSHCFTTRKFMDSCAPGKRRRVEMCRRLRDERFPDARAMVWGEQVHGAGVATIGGAQAGEMIEMPGVDALICGEPGICLIAYGADCPIVYIVDIKNNVIALVHSGREGSDKRIVTECVERMAREFGTAPADCAAVISPSIGPCCYPLDLWQGIERELRILGVDNVTNPGLCTACHPQRFFSYRREKGRCGRMLAAMMVTTA; the protein is encoded by the coding sequence ATGAGCGGAGGTCGCGACACCACGATTCACGAGGAGCATCATATCCTTTTCGAATCCCTCCAGGGGATCGAGTGGCTGAGCCACTGCTTCACGACGAGGAAGTTTATGGATTCATGCGCCCCCGGCAAGAGAAGGCGCGTCGAGATGTGCCGCCGGCTGAGGGATGAGCGGTTCCCCGATGCGCGCGCGATGGTGTGGGGAGAGCAGGTTCATGGAGCAGGCGTCGCGACGATCGGTGGCGCGCAGGCAGGCGAGATGATCGAGATGCCGGGAGTTGACGCCCTCATCTGCGGGGAGCCCGGCATATGCCTCATCGCCTATGGCGCCGATTGCCCGATTGTGTACATCGTGGACATAAAGAATAATGTGATCGCCCTCGTTCATTCAGGGAGGGAAGGGAGCGACAAGCGCATCGTCACTGAGTGCGTGGAAAGAATGGCGCGCGAGTTCGGAACTGCGCCGGCAGACTGCGCGGCTGTGATAAGCCCGTCAATAGGGCCATGCTGTTATCCGCTGGACCTCTGGCAGGGCATCGAAAGGGAACTTCGGATCCTAGGGGTTGACAATGTGACCAACCCCGGGTTATGCACCGCCTGCCATCCGCAGCGTTTCTTCTCCTATAGGAGGGAAAAAGGAAGGTGCGGCAGGATGCTCGCCGCGATGATGGTTACTACAGCCTAA